One Janthinobacterium sp. TB1-E2 genomic region harbors:
- the cphA gene encoding cyanophycin synthetase — protein MIKKKNIEFARVTHLRGPNIWTYRPVIEAWVDIGELEDYPSNTLAGLYERLVAWLPGMIEHRCGVGERGGFFERLREGTWAAHILEHVVLELQNLAGMRTGFGQTRSTSQRGVYKMAFRTREEHVGRAALAAARTLLMAAINDEAYDLEAALAPLRDMVDSRCLGPSTASIVDAATERRIPSLRLNDGNLVQLGHGAAQRRIWTAETDRTSAIAEGIASDKDLTKFLLKSCGVRVPEGSLVRSAEAAWEEAQDIGVPVVVKPYDGNHGRGVSLNLMTESDVKAAYELAARKGDSSAVLVESFITGDEHRLLVVGNKLIAAAKGESLWVDGDGVSTVLELVNTQINTDPRRGEGEDFPLGTVKPHESGEIVLELQRQGMTALSVPQAGQKVLIQPNGNVAIDVTDDVHPSVVHAALLAARVVGLDIAGIDLVTTDITRPLEEQRGAIIEVNASPGLLAHIKPGVGQPRPVGAAIVDHLFAPEETGRIPLIGVTGTRGASLIVRMLCKLLNLSGLHTGAVCSEGMYLDQRRVVSSDCVNWDAGQRLLLNRTVQTALFESNPRMILAEGLAYDKCQIGVVTDMGSLDSVKDFDVLDEAGLYKAVRSQVDVVVPTGVAVLNAANAHVLELAELCDGTVTLYAQDGGLPAIAAQLAAGQRAVFVRGNHIVLAEGGIETVLLCLDLLKPATAGNVDSVLAVAAAAWALNLPVDLICAGLRTFDAAPGCIGN, from the coding sequence ATGATCAAGAAGAAGAACATCGAATTTGCCCGCGTCACCCACTTGCGCGGCCCCAACATCTGGACTTACCGCCCGGTGATTGAAGCCTGGGTCGACATCGGCGAACTGGAAGACTATCCATCCAATACCCTGGCCGGCCTGTACGAACGCCTGGTGGCGTGGCTGCCCGGCATGATCGAGCACCGCTGCGGCGTGGGCGAACGGGGCGGCTTTTTCGAGCGCCTGCGCGAAGGCACGTGGGCGGCCCACATCCTCGAGCACGTGGTGCTGGAGCTGCAAAACCTGGCAGGCATGCGCACGGGCTTCGGCCAGACGCGCTCGACCAGCCAGCGCGGCGTCTACAAGATGGCCTTCCGCACGCGCGAAGAGCACGTGGGCCGCGCCGCCCTGGCCGCCGCGCGCACACTGCTGATGGCCGCCATCAACGATGAAGCCTATGACCTGGAAGCGGCGCTGGCGCCGCTGCGCGACATGGTCGACTCGCGCTGCCTGGGTCCGAGCACGGCCAGCATCGTCGATGCGGCCACCGAGCGCCGCATCCCTTCGCTGCGCCTGAACGACGGCAACCTGGTGCAACTGGGCCACGGCGCCGCGCAGCGCCGCATCTGGACGGCCGAAACGGACCGCACCAGCGCGATCGCCGAAGGCATCGCCAGCGACAAGGATCTGACCAAATTCCTGCTCAAATCGTGCGGCGTGCGCGTCCCTGAAGGCAGCCTGGTGCGCAGCGCCGAAGCTGCCTGGGAAGAAGCGCAGGACATCGGCGTGCCCGTCGTCGTCAAGCCGTATGACGGCAACCATGGCCGCGGCGTCTCGCTGAACCTGATGACGGAAAGCGACGTGAAGGCCGCCTACGAGCTGGCCGCGCGCAAGGGCGACAGCTCGGCCGTGCTGGTGGAAAGCTTCATCACGGGCGACGAACACCGTTTGCTCGTCGTCGGCAACAAGCTGATCGCGGCCGCCAAGGGCGAGTCGCTGTGGGTCGACGGCGACGGCGTCTCGACCGTGCTGGAACTGGTGAACACGCAGATCAATACCGACCCGCGCCGCGGCGAAGGCGAAGATTTCCCATTGGGCACCGTCAAGCCGCACGAGTCGGGCGAAATCGTGCTTGAACTGCAGCGCCAGGGCATGACCGCCCTGTCCGTGCCGCAGGCCGGCCAAAAAGTGCTGATCCAGCCGAACGGCAACGTGGCCATCGACGTCACGGATGACGTGCACCCGTCCGTCGTGCATGCGGCCCTGCTGGCCGCGCGCGTGGTCGGCCTCGATATCGCCGGCATCGACCTGGTCACCACCGACATCACGCGTCCGCTGGAAGAACAGCGCGGCGCCATCATCGAAGTCAATGCCAGCCCTGGCTTGCTGGCGCACATCAAGCCGGGCGTGGGCCAGCCCCGCCCTGTCGGCGCGGCCATCGTCGACCACCTGTTCGCGCCCGAGGAAACGGGCCGCATTCCGCTGATCGGCGTGACGGGCACGCGCGGCGCCAGCCTGATCGTGCGCATGCTGTGCAAGCTGCTCAACCTGTCGGGCCTGCACACGGGCGCCGTCTGCAGCGAAGGCATGTACCTGGACCAGCGCCGTGTCGTCAGCAGCGATTGCGTGAACTGGGACGCGGGCCAGCGCCTGCTGCTCAACCGCACCGTGCAGACGGCCCTGTTCGAGAGCAATCCGCGCATGATCCTGGCCGAAGGCCTGGCCTACGACAAGTGCCAGATCGGCGTCGTCACGGACATGGGCAGCCTCGATAGCGTCAAGGATTTCGACGTGCTGGACGAAGCGGGGCTGTACAAGGCCGTGCGCAGCCAGGTCGACGTGGTGGTGCCGACGGGCGTGGCCGTGCTCAACGCCGCCAACGCGCACGTGCTGGAACTGGCCGAACTGTGCGACGGCACCGTGACCCTGTATGCGCAGGATGGCGGCTTGCCAGCCATCGCGGCGCAACTGGCCGCCGGCCAGCGCGCCGTGTTCGTGCGCGGCAACCACATCGTGCTGGCCGAAGGCGGCATCGAAACGGTCCTGCTGTGCCTGGACTTGCTGAAACCGGCCACGGCCGGCAATGTCGACAGCGTGCTGGCCGTCGCAGCCGCCGCCTGGGCCCTGAACCTGCCCGTCGACCTGATTTGCGCAGGATTGCGCACGTTTGACGCGGCCCCTGGCTGCATCGGCAACTAA
- the cphA gene encoding cyanophycin synthetase, whose product MEVSRVRALRGPNLWSHDTAVEAIVSCTTEELDIAQLPGFEARLRALFPQLSPLQPLGNYNAAPMAQVLELAALGLQAQAGCPVTFSRTTPTLETGIFQVVVEYSEEAVGRLALELAQQLCQAALDDAPFDLAGALHQLQELDEDVRLGPSTGAIVNAAVARNIPFRRLTEGSLVTFGWGSKQRKIQAAEMDGTSAIAEAIAQDKELTKKLLDSAGVPVPQGRVAIDADDAWAAACEIGLPVVVKPKDGNQGKGVTVNVTTREQLTAGFLAAQEFRDDILVERYLPGHDFRLLVIGNKMVAAARRDPPQVVGDGQHTVRELVDQVNLDPRRGSGHATSLTKIRFDDIALASLAKQGYVADSVPPVGKRVILRNNANLSTGGSATDVTVDVHPEVAARAVAAAHMVGLDICGVDVVSDSILKPLEEQNAGIVEVNAAPGLRMHLAPSFGKPRPVGEAIIAAMFAEGDDGRIPVVAVTGTNGKTTTVRLIAHLLTASGLRTGMTNTDGVYIEGRQIDSGDCSGPRSARNVLLHPDVDAAVFETARGGMLREGLAFDRCQVAVVTNIGAGDHLGLNYITTVEDLAVLKRVIVQNVADSGVAVLNATDPAVARMAKNCSGTVTFFAADKTHPVMATHRAQGNRVVYVEDGKLVAAQGKERHEIPLSQVPITRNGAIGFQVDNVMASLAAAWAVGLDWKTIALGLKTFANEADNAPGRFNVFDYKGATLIADYGHNPDAILALVQAVESMPAKRRSVVISGAGDRRDEDIRQQTEILGAAFDDVLLYQDQCQRGRADGEVVALLRQGLNGAKRTSHIDEINGEFVAIDKALARLGEGDLCLILIDQVEEALAHIAKRVAEA is encoded by the coding sequence ATGGAAGTATCTCGCGTACGGGCCTTGCGGGGCCCTAACCTCTGGAGCCACGACACCGCCGTGGAAGCCATTGTTTCCTGCACCACGGAGGAACTCGACATCGCCCAGCTGCCCGGCTTCGAAGCCCGCCTGCGCGCACTCTTTCCGCAACTGAGCCCGCTGCAACCGCTGGGCAACTACAACGCCGCGCCGATGGCGCAGGTGCTGGAACTGGCGGCGCTGGGCCTGCAGGCGCAAGCCGGCTGCCCCGTCACCTTCAGCCGCACCACGCCGACACTGGAAACGGGCATCTTCCAGGTCGTCGTCGAATATTCGGAAGAAGCCGTCGGCCGCCTGGCGCTGGAACTGGCGCAGCAGCTGTGCCAGGCCGCGCTCGACGATGCTCCATTCGACCTGGCCGGCGCCCTGCACCAGTTGCAGGAACTCGATGAAGACGTGCGCCTCGGTCCATCGACGGGCGCCATCGTCAACGCCGCCGTGGCGCGCAACATCCCGTTCCGCCGCCTGACCGAAGGCAGCCTCGTGACGTTCGGCTGGGGCAGCAAGCAGCGCAAGATCCAGGCCGCCGAAATGGACGGCACCAGCGCCATCGCCGAAGCCATCGCGCAAGACAAGGAACTGACCAAGAAGCTGCTGGACTCGGCCGGCGTGCCCGTGCCGCAAGGCCGCGTCGCCATCGATGCGGACGATGCCTGGGCCGCCGCTTGCGAGATCGGCCTGCCCGTCGTCGTGAAGCCGAAGGATGGCAACCAGGGCAAGGGCGTCACCGTCAACGTCACCACGCGCGAACAGCTGACGGCCGGCTTCCTCGCGGCGCAGGAATTCCGCGACGATATCCTCGTCGAGCGCTATCTGCCGGGCCACGATTTCCGCTTGCTCGTCATCGGCAACAAGATGGTGGCGGCGGCCCGCCGCGACCCGCCGCAAGTGGTGGGCGACGGCCAGCATACGGTGCGCGAACTGGTCGACCAGGTCAACCTGGACCCGCGCCGCGGCAGCGGCCATGCCACCTCGCTGACGAAGATCCGCTTCGACGACATCGCCCTGGCCAGCCTGGCCAAGCAGGGCTATGTGGCCGACTCCGTGCCGCCGGTCGGCAAGCGCGTCATCCTGCGCAATAACGCCAACCTGTCAACAGGCGGCTCGGCCACCGACGTCACCGTCGACGTGCATCCGGAAGTGGCGGCGCGCGCCGTCGCGGCCGCGCACATGGTGGGCCTCGATATCTGCGGCGTGGACGTCGTCTCCGACAGCATTCTGAAACCGCTGGAAGAGCAGAACGCCGGCATCGTCGAAGTGAACGCCGCCCCCGGCCTGCGCATGCATCTGGCGCCGTCGTTCGGCAAGCCGCGCCCAGTCGGCGAAGCCATCATCGCCGCCATGTTCGCCGAGGGCGACGATGGCCGCATTCCCGTCGTTGCCGTTACCGGCACCAACGGCAAGACCACCACCGTGCGCCTGATCGCCCACCTGCTGACGGCTTCCGGCCTGCGCACGGGCATGACCAACACTGATGGCGTGTACATCGAAGGACGCCAGATCGACAGCGGCGACTGCAGCGGCCCGCGCAGCGCGCGCAACGTGCTGCTGCATCCGGACGTCGACGCGGCCGTGTTTGAAACGGCGCGCGGCGGCATGCTGCGCGAAGGCCTCGCCTTCGACCGCTGCCAGGTCGCCGTGGTGACCAACATCGGCGCGGGCGACCACCTGGGCCTGAACTACATCACCACCGTGGAAGACCTCGCGGTCCTGAAGCGCGTGATCGTGCAAAACGTGGCCGACAGCGGCGTGGCCGTACTGAACGCCACCGACCCGGCCGTGGCCCGCATGGCCAAGAATTGCAGCGGCACGGTGACCTTCTTCGCCGCCGACAAGACGCACCCCGTGATGGCCACGCACCGCGCGCAGGGCAACCGCGTCGTGTACGTGGAGGACGGCAAGCTGGTCGCGGCGCAAGGCAAGGAGCGCCACGAAATCCCCCTGTCGCAGGTGCCGATCACGCGCAACGGCGCCATCGGCTTCCAGGTCGACAACGTCATGGCGTCGCTGGCCGCCGCCTGGGCCGTGGGCCTGGACTGGAAAACCATCGCGCTGGGCCTGAAAACCTTTGCGAATGAGGCCGACAATGCGCCAGGCCGCTTCAACGTGTTCGACTACAAGGGCGCCACCCTGATCGCCGACTACGGCCACAATCCGGACGCCATCCTGGCGCTGGTGCAGGCCGTGGAAAGCATGCCGGCCAAGCGCCGCTCGGTGGTCATCAGCGGCGCCGGCGACCGCCGCGACGAAGACATCCGCCAGCAGACGGAAATCCTCGGCGCCGCCTTCGACGACGTGCTGCTGTACCAGGATCAATGCCAGCGCGGCCGCGCCGACGGCGAAGTCGTGGCATTACTGCGCCAGGGTTTGAACGGCGCCAAGCGCACCAGCCATATCGATGAAATCAACGGCGAATTCGTCGCCATCGACAAGGCCCTGGCGCGCCTCGGCGAAGGCGATCTGTGCCTGATCCTGATCGACCAGGTGGAAGAAGCGCTGGCGCACATCGCCAAGCGCGTCGCCGAAGCCTAA